In Silene latifolia isolate original U9 population chromosome 3, ASM4854445v1, whole genome shotgun sequence, a single window of DNA contains:
- the LOC141648493 gene encoding uncharacterized protein LOC141648493 isoform X2, with protein sequence MEIRDQQVGGRHKYRNSIERSLTSWNTVHQYNEQDPLGIDRNLLDIIAERDAAIKEKNQALLEKKKAFEERRVAIAQRNLAIKECNDAVMERNNAFISLQQAMISEPVDFRVQDSTKRPTCSRGNQAQASSSYFKSEEVEILDALCKTMVASECPTVKSPRKRKHIREDMKRMVLPNTMKALLQVGKWRVAIILLYKHHFGFSPSTKAT encoded by the exons ATGGAAATTCGGGATCAGCAAGTAGGTGGGAGGCATAAGTACAGAAATTCAATAGAACGATCTCTTACTTCG TGGAATACGGTCCACCAGTACAACGAGCAAGATCCTCTCGGTATTGACAGGAATCTTCTGGACATCAttgctgagagggatgctgcaATCAAGGAAAAGAACCAAGCTTTGCTCGAAAAGAAGAAGGCATTTGAAGAGCGTCGTGTGGCAATTGCACAGAGAAATTTAGCAATTAAAGAATGCAATGATGCTGTCATGGAAAGAAACAACGCGTTCATCTCCCTTCAACAAGCTATGATATCTGAGCCTGTAGATTTCAGAGTTCAAGACTCAACCAAGAGGCCCACCTGCAGTCGTGGAAACCAAGCGCAAGCTAGTTCTAGTTATTTCAAGAGTGAAGAAGTGGAAATACTTGATGCTTTGTGTAAAACCATGGTTGCTTCTGAATGTCCTACTGTGAAATCACCAAGGAAGCGGAAACATATACGAGAAGACATGAAAAGGATGGTACTTCCTAATACCATGAAG GCGTTGTTACAGGTGGGCAAGTGGCGGGTGGCAATCATCCTGTTGTACAAACACCATTTCGGCTTTTCCCCTTCCACCAAAGCCACATAA
- the LOC141648493 gene encoding uncharacterized protein LOC141648493 isoform X1 → MEIRDQQVGGRHKYRNSIERSLTSWNTVHQYNEQDPLGIDRNLLDIIAERDAAIKEKNQALLEKKKAFEERRVAIAQRNLAIKECNDAVMERNNAFISLQQAMISEPVDFRVQDSTKRPTCSRGNQAQASSSYFKSEEVEILDALCKTMVASECPTVKSPRKRKHIREDMKRMVLPNTMKVNKVFNTQNPGLNKIDFDETIMPIPGCSCTGTFRRCYRWASGGWQSSCCTNTISAFPLPPKPHKQRGRISGRKMTGSVFSKLLSRLAVEGFDFSRPVDLKEHWSKHGTNRYITIK, encoded by the exons ATGGAAATTCGGGATCAGCAAGTAGGTGGGAGGCATAAGTACAGAAATTCAATAGAACGATCTCTTACTTCG TGGAATACGGTCCACCAGTACAACGAGCAAGATCCTCTCGGTATTGACAGGAATCTTCTGGACATCAttgctgagagggatgctgcaATCAAGGAAAAGAACCAAGCTTTGCTCGAAAAGAAGAAGGCATTTGAAGAGCGTCGTGTGGCAATTGCACAGAGAAATTTAGCAATTAAAGAATGCAATGATGCTGTCATGGAAAGAAACAACGCGTTCATCTCCCTTCAACAAGCTATGATATCTGAGCCTGTAGATTTCAGAGTTCAAGACTCAACCAAGAGGCCCACCTGCAGTCGTGGAAACCAAGCGCAAGCTAGTTCTAGTTATTTCAAGAGTGAAGAAGTGGAAATACTTGATGCTTTGTGTAAAACCATGGTTGCTTCTGAATGTCCTACTGTGAAATCACCAAGGAAGCGGAAACATATACGAGAAGACATGAAAAGGATGGTACTTCCTAATACCATGAAGGTAAATAAAGTTTTCAATACCCAAAATCCCGGTTTGAACAAGATTGACTTTGATGAGACCATAATGCCAATTCCCGGTTGCTCGTGTACCGGTACATTTAGGCGTTGTTACAGGTGGGCAAGTGGCGGGTGGCAATCATCCTGTTGTACAAACACCATTTCGGCTTTTCCCCTTCCACCAAAGCCACATAAGCAGCGTGGTCGTATAAGTGGTCGGAAAATGACGGGAAGTGTCTTCTCGAAATTGCTTAGTCGGTTGGCCGTTGAAGGGTTTGATTTTTCTCGTCCTGTGGATTTGAAGGAACACTGGTCGAAACACGGTACAAACCGCTACATAACAATCAAGTAG